One Faecalispora anaeroviscerum genomic window carries:
- a CDS encoding phosphate ABC transporter substrate-binding protein translates to MKQKMMALLAMLLVGATAATGCSSTVEGKSDTSSAAAAQSAASTAQSAASLSGKLTLNGSTSMAKVVQALGEGFMEKYPQVTVEKGGTGSGDAVKAVNNGTALIGDLSRSLKDEEKPSDFEINQIAIDGIAIAVSTQNKVDGLTSEQVAKIYTGEITNWKDVGGADQKITVIGREATSGTRDGFESIFKVKEKTKLSAELSSTGEVVSKVSSDPAAIGYVSLDSVNASVKALKIDGVAASEATVADGTYKVQRPFIEIYKKGSDNELVKAWFEFIKSDEGQQIVKDAGLVTKG, encoded by the coding sequence ATGAAGCAAAAAATGATGGCGTTGCTTGCAATGCTGTTGGTGGGAGCCACCGCGGCGACAGGTTGTTCTTCCACAGTAGAAGGAAAAAGTGATACCTCGTCCGCTGCGGCTGCGCAGTCTGCGGCATCCACTGCACAGTCCGCCGCATCTTTGAGCGGTAAGCTGACCCTGAACGGTTCCACTTCCATGGCAAAGGTGGTTCAGGCGCTGGGCGAAGGATTTATGGAGAAATATCCGCAGGTAACGGTAGAAAAAGGCGGCACGGGCTCCGGCGACGCGGTAAAGGCAGTCAATAACGGAACCGCGCTGATCGGCGACCTTTCCCGCAGTCTGAAGGACGAGGAAAAGCCCTCCGACTTTGAGATCAACCAAATCGCGATCGACGGTATTGCAATCGCGGTGAGTACACAGAATAAGGTTGACGGCCTGACAAGCGAACAGGTGGCAAAAATCTATACCGGAGAAATCACCAACTGGAAGGACGTTGGCGGTGCGGATCAGAAAATCACCGTCATCGGCCGTGAGGCAACCTCGGGTACCCGCGACGGCTTTGAGTCGATCTTCAAGGTGAAGGAAAAAACCAAATTGTCCGCAGAGCTTTCGTCTACCGGTGAGGTAGTATCAAAGGTCAGCAGTGATCCCGCTGCCATCGGCTATGTTTCTCTGGATTCCGTAAACGCTTCCGTCAAGGCTCTGAAGATTGACGGAGTAGCGGCTAGCGAGGCCACCGTTGCGGATGGCACCTACAAGGTGCAGAGACCGTTTATCGAAATCTATAAAAAGGGCAGCGACAACGAGCTGGTCAAAGCCTGGTTCGAATTCATTAAGTCTGACGAAGGCCAGCAGATTGTGAAAGACGCCGGATTGGTGACAAAGGGCTGA
- a CDS encoding response regulator transcription factor, which produces MALVYIADDEPNIRRLVAFGLKDAGYESAEFADGTSLLAAVRQKRPDAVILDWMMPPPDGLAVCRILRESPEGKHLPILMLTAKGEEFDRVLGLEIGADDYIVKPFSMKELAARVRAVLRRSERAAQNTEEEVITGGGLTVDIARHTVTKNGELRELTAKEFDLLVMLMRHRGRVMTRDALLDKVWGVEYYGDTRTVDVHVRYLRQKIEEDPESPRLVQTVRGVGYKFTEQE; this is translated from the coding sequence ATGGCGCTGGTTTATATTGCCGACGACGAACCGAATATACGCAGGCTGGTGGCTTTCGGCCTGAAGGACGCGGGGTATGAGAGCGCGGAATTTGCGGACGGAACCTCTCTTCTGGCGGCGGTGCGGCAAAAGCGGCCCGACGCCGTGATTCTGGATTGGATGATGCCGCCGCCGGACGGGCTGGCGGTATGCCGTATTTTGCGGGAAAGCCCCGAGGGCAAGCATCTGCCAATTCTGATGCTGACCGCCAAGGGCGAGGAATTTGACCGCGTGCTGGGGCTGGAGATTGGCGCGGATGACTATATCGTAAAGCCGTTCAGCATGAAAGAGCTGGCGGCTCGTGTGCGGGCCGTTCTGCGCCGCAGCGAGCGCGCGGCGCAGAACACGGAGGAAGAGGTGATCACCGGCGGCGGCCTGACGGTAGATATCGCCCGCCATACGGTGACGAAAAACGGCGAGCTGCGCGAGCTGACGGCAAAGGAGTTCGACCTTCTTGTCATGCTGATGCGCCACCGCGGCCGGGTAATGACGCGCGATGCCCTGCTCGACAAGGTGTGGGGCGTGGAATACTATGGAGATACCCGCACGGTAGATGTTCACGTTCGCTACCTGCGGCAGAAAATAGAAGAAGACCCCGAATCCCCCCGCCTGGTGCAGACAGTGCGCGGCGTCGGGTATAAATTCACGGAGCAGGAATAA
- the rlmD gene encoding 23S rRNA (uracil(1939)-C(5))-methyltransferase RlmD, with amino-acid sequence MLLKKNEIVEMKITGMTAEGSGVGRAEGIAVFVPGAAAGDRLRVRILKTAKTYAFGKIEEILEPSSERIPPDCPSFLQCGGCAFRHITYAEELRAKESRVRDAMERIGGLQNPDIQPIVGAEYTDGYRNKAQIPIGQDKQGNLIAGFYANHSHRIVGCDCCALQPKPFGQALDAFLEWARQSEESVYDETTHHGKLRHLYLRMAQGTGEVMVCIVVNGNGLKGEDSLAELLRQRVDGLKSVLINNNREDTNVVLGRRFRTVWGQDFLTDEMCGLRFRISPISFYQVNHAQAERLYALAGEYAGLTGKETVLDLYCGTGTIGLSMASRAGRVIGVESVEQAVANARENAQLNGIENAEFLCGDAVEAAQLLVQRGERPDVVVLDPPRKGCSPELVRTVADMTPSRIVYVSCDPATLARDLKLFHELGYAAGPATPVDMFPRTKHVEAIILMTYCVDKTKNEG; translated from the coding sequence ATGCTTTTGAAAAAGAATGAGATAGTTGAAATGAAAATCACCGGAATGACCGCAGAGGGCAGCGGCGTGGGCCGGGCGGAAGGAATTGCCGTATTTGTTCCCGGCGCGGCGGCCGGTGACCGCTTGAGGGTTCGCATTTTAAAAACGGCCAAAACGTATGCCTTCGGAAAAATTGAAGAAATACTCGAGCCGTCTTCCGAACGGATTCCCCCGGACTGTCCCAGCTTTTTGCAGTGCGGCGGCTGCGCGTTCCGCCATATTACCTACGCCGAGGAACTGCGGGCAAAGGAAAGCCGGGTGCGCGACGCCATGGAGCGGATTGGCGGGCTGCAGAATCCGGATATCCAACCGATTGTTGGGGCGGAGTATACCGACGGCTACCGCAATAAAGCGCAAATTCCGATTGGGCAGGACAAGCAGGGAAATTTGATAGCAGGCTTTTATGCTAACCACAGCCACCGCATTGTGGGGTGCGACTGCTGTGCCCTGCAGCCAAAGCCGTTTGGGCAGGCGCTGGACGCGTTTCTGGAATGGGCGCGACAAAGCGAAGAGAGCGTCTATGACGAAACCACGCATCATGGCAAGCTGCGTCACTTGTACCTGCGCATGGCACAGGGTACCGGCGAGGTGATGGTCTGTATCGTGGTCAATGGGAACGGCCTGAAGGGGGAGGATTCGCTTGCAGAATTGCTTCGCCAAAGGGTGGATGGCCTGAAAAGCGTACTGATTAACAATAACAGAGAGGATACCAACGTTGTGCTGGGCAGGCGCTTTCGAACGGTCTGGGGGCAGGATTTTTTGACTGACGAGATGTGCGGGCTGCGATTCCGGATTTCTCCGATTTCCTTCTATCAGGTGAATCACGCCCAGGCTGAGCGGTTGTATGCGCTGGCAGGCGAATATGCCGGCCTCACCGGGAAAGAAACCGTGCTGGATCTGTACTGCGGTACCGGTACGATCGGACTTTCGATGGCAAGCCGCGCCGGCCGCGTCATTGGTGTTGAGTCGGTGGAGCAGGCGGTAGCAAATGCCCGCGAAAATGCGCAACTGAACGGCATTGAAAACGCGGAATTCCTCTGTGGGGATGCCGTAGAAGCTGCGCAGCTTCTGGTGCAGCGAGGAGAGCGCCCCGATGTTGTGGTTCTCGATCCTCCCAGAAAGGGCTGCTCGCCAGAACTGGTCCGTACCGTGGCCGATATGACTCCGTCGCGTATCGTTTATGTTTCCTGCGATCCTGCCACCCTTGCGCGCGATCTGAAACTCTTCCATGAGCTCGGCTACGCCGCCGGTCCGGCTACCCCCGTGGACATGTTCCCAAGGACGAAGCACGTAGAAGCGATAATTCTGATGACGTATTGTGTTGACAAGACAAAAAACGAGGGTTAA
- a CDS encoding SLOG family protein — MQLKEHSLCFTGHRSEKLPKTAEQLETLKLGLWEKIDRAIENGIDTFYFGACYGFDLMCADIVAKRKRVIKMSDPKNIKLIAVVPFEEQAARWKESDREIYYDTLPQCDEVITLNTHYKQGCYHERNRYMVNHSSRLICYYDGSGGGTAYTVKYAEHKQLQIINLYEA; from the coding sequence ATGCAGTTAAAAGAACATTCCCTATGCTTCACAGGACATAGGAGCGAAAAACTACCGAAAACGGCAGAACAACTGGAAACATTGAAATTAGGACTATGGGAGAAAATCGACAGGGCAATTGAAAACGGCATCGACACCTTCTACTTCGGTGCTTGCTATGGCTTCGATTTGATGTGTGCAGATATTGTGGCAAAGCGAAAACGAGTGATCAAAATGAGTGACCCCAAAAACATTAAGCTAATTGCAGTAGTTCCATTTGAGGAACAGGCTGCACGCTGGAAAGAATCAGACAGAGAAATCTATTATGACACCCTTCCCCAGTGTGATGAGGTCATAACATTAAATACCCACTACAAGCAAGGCTGCTACCATGAGCGTAATCGCTACATGGTGAATCATAGCAGCAGACTGATTTGCTACTATGATGGAAGCGGTGGAGGGACTGCTTACACCGTAAAGTATGCAGAGCATAAACAATTGCAAATTATAAATCTATATGAAGCTTAA
- a CDS encoding ATP-binding protein, whose protein sequence is MKQKKRIRIHLLNGSVKQRLMLSSAIILCAGFFLAFALVALLVQKQYQEEFTKRLDVSLAIMETQGSKIWENPQKYARDESDRLSAVGQQIRITVLDSKGNVLGDSEQPGNVDDDTIKGNHLNRPEIVAAAKSGRGYDVRLSENRGERFYYAAVQLAGQGYLRAALSIADLDRVTGKFWVGSLLSLLLGLILICTVTWFMADRFTLPIRNLTKVARRISEGDLSGRMQGQYTGEIGDLTHSFNVMAESTERAVLQTQKKQEQLEGVLQGMDDGVLCIDRENRIVFLNQRARELLNARDLKEGGVLDGSLLIRQLADQMRSAEKQGEQEDVRRVTLTTGGPKEQQYTVYIAPIPGKREDGEVVAVIADVTRMRRLEQLRSEFVANVTHELKTPLTSIRGSIELLRSGDRDEETRRYFYDVLDIEAERLHHLIDDMLVLSQIENAKDDPSARRCNLQEELTATVERLRTVAEKTSVVLELDADPSLYCDCSPTRIGQLFGNLIENAIKYNVPQGTVTVTARQQRHMAIVRVRDTGIGIAPEHLDRLFERFYRVDTSRSREIGGTGLGLSIVKHLAALYHGEVSVESEVGKGSTFTVRLPLSAE, encoded by the coding sequence GTGAAACAGAAAAAACGCATCCGTATCCATCTATTGAATGGCTCTGTCAAGCAGAGGCTGATGCTGTCGAGCGCGATCATCCTCTGCGCGGGCTTTTTCCTGGCGTTTGCGCTCGTGGCACTGCTGGTGCAGAAGCAGTATCAGGAGGAGTTTACGAAGCGGCTCGATGTTTCTTTGGCAATCATGGAGACGCAGGGCAGCAAAATCTGGGAGAATCCCCAGAAATACGCCCGGGACGAAAGCGACCGCCTGTCGGCTGTGGGGCAGCAGATCCGTATTACCGTACTCGATTCAAAAGGGAATGTGCTGGGGGACAGCGAGCAGCCGGGGAATGTGGATGACGACACCATCAAAGGCAATCACTTGAACCGGCCGGAGATTGTCGCGGCGGCGAAATCGGGGCGCGGGTACGATGTGCGTCTTTCCGAAAATCGTGGCGAGCGTTTTTATTATGCGGCGGTTCAGCTGGCGGGGCAAGGGTATTTGCGCGCGGCGCTTTCGATTGCGGATCTGGACCGTGTGACGGGGAAATTCTGGGTCGGCTCTCTGCTCAGTTTGCTGCTGGGCCTGATCCTGATCTGCACGGTTACCTGGTTTATGGCAGATCGCTTCACCCTGCCCATCCGGAATTTAACGAAAGTGGCGCGGCGTATTTCAGAAGGCGACCTTTCGGGGCGCATGCAGGGGCAGTATACTGGTGAAATTGGAGATCTGACCCATTCGTTTAATGTGATGGCGGAAAGCACCGAGCGGGCCGTGCTTCAGACACAGAAAAAGCAGGAGCAGCTGGAAGGCGTGCTTCAGGGGATGGATGACGGCGTGCTGTGCATTGACCGCGAGAATCGGATCGTGTTTCTCAACCAGCGCGCGCGTGAGCTGCTGAATGCCCGAGACCTGAAGGAGGGTGGAGTTCTGGACGGAAGCCTTCTCATCCGCCAGCTTGCCGACCAAATGCGCAGTGCCGAAAAGCAGGGGGAGCAAGAGGACGTGCGCCGCGTAACGCTGACGACCGGCGGCCCGAAGGAACAGCAGTATACCGTGTATATCGCTCCGATCCCCGGCAAGCGGGAGGACGGCGAGGTGGTGGCGGTAATAGCCGATGTGACCCGCATGCGCCGGCTGGAACAGCTGCGCAGCGAGTTTGTAGCCAACGTGACCCATGAGCTGAAAACACCGCTGACCTCGATTCGCGGGAGTATCGAGCTTTTGCGCAGTGGAGACCGGGATGAAGAAACCCGCCGGTATTTTTACGATGTACTGGATATTGAGGCAGAGCGCCTGCACCACCTGATCGACGATATGCTGGTGCTTTCACAGATTGAAAACGCCAAAGACGATCCTTCGGCACGCCGCTGCAATTTACAGGAGGAGCTGACAGCCACCGTAGAGCGGCTGCGCACCGTGGCCGAAAAGACTTCGGTTGTGCTGGAGCTGGACGCAGACCCTTCGCTGTATTGCGACTGTTCTCCCACACGCATTGGCCAGTTGTTCGGTAATTTAATCGAAAATGCGATTAAGTACAACGTCCCGCAAGGTACGGTAACGGTCACGGCCCGGCAGCAGCGGCATATGGCAATTGTGCGGGTGCGTGATACGGGAATTGGGATTGCCCCGGAGCATTTGGATCGGCTGTTTGAACGGTTCTACCGGGTCGACACAAGCCGTTCGCGCGAAATCGGCGGCACGGGCCTGGGCCTTTCCATCGTAAAGCATCTGGCGGCGCTGTACCACGGTGAGGTAAGTGTGGAGAGCGAAGTCGGCAAGGGCAGCACGTTTACGGTTCGTTTGCCGCTGTCTGCGGAATGA
- a CDS encoding transcription repressor NadR gives MTSAERREKILQLLQQSRQPVSAGAIARQFQVSRQIIVGDIALLRAANEKIAATPRGYVLESDVPAGEYRVIIACRHNGSQMEDELTTIVDNGGRVLDVTVEHAVYGQLSGQLRIGSRHDIEDFLERLNASNSAPLSDLTGGIHLHTVAFSSLQDRDHTLAALTQRGYLLEQREFD, from the coding sequence ATGACCTCAGCCGAACGACGTGAAAAAATTCTTCAGCTTTTACAGCAGAGCCGCCAGCCGGTCAGCGCCGGGGCCATCGCCCGGCAGTTTCAGGTCAGCCGGCAGATCATTGTTGGAGATATTGCCCTGCTGCGCGCCGCCAATGAGAAAATAGCGGCTACACCCCGGGGCTATGTATTGGAGTCCGACGTTCCTGCCGGAGAATACCGCGTCATCATTGCCTGCCGCCATAACGGCAGCCAGATGGAGGATGAGCTGACCACGATTGTGGACAACGGCGGCCGGGTACTGGACGTAACAGTAGAGCATGCCGTTTACGGGCAGCTGAGCGGGCAGCTGCGCATTGGCTCGCGCCATGATATTGAGGATTTTCTGGAGCGCCTGAACGCCAGCAACTCTGCCCCGCTTTCAGATTTAACCGGGGGCATCCACCTGCATACCGTCGCGTTTTCCAGTTTACAGGACCGTGACCACACACTGGCCGCACTGACGCAGCGGGGCTATTTGCTGGAGCAGAGAGAATTTGACTGA
- a CDS encoding helix-turn-helix domain-containing protein → MDNTNSIFEMKDYGKINFHVKEIMDAKNMTRSKLSKLANVRFEVADKWYNGNIERMDIDVLTRICYVLDCSITDLMSYEK, encoded by the coding sequence ATGGATAATACTAACTCGATTTTTGAAATGAAAGATTATGGCAAAATTAACTTCCATGTAAAAGAAATCATGGATGCAAAAAATATGACACGGAGTAAGCTGTCTAAGCTTGCCAATGTTCGGTTTGAAGTAGCTGATAAATGGTACAATGGTAATATCGAGCGAATGGATATTGATGTACTCACTCGTATCTGCTATGTTTTGGATTGCAGTATTACTGATTTAATGAGCTATGAAAAATAG
- the phoU gene encoding phosphate signaling complex protein PhoU, translating to MARKMFERELQELAQEMISMGNDVDGRLLETIEALRTLNLEKARQVAQSDDQIDIQEHQIEKNCLNLIALQQPIAGDLRMIAACLKILTDMERVADQCADICDIVAGGDFNGNSLAQSHVVRMLEEARGMFRRSIDVFISRDVKEAEAICQYDDIIDSMFSKIILEVCDIITQNPRNVMCEVDLIFITKYIERTADHATNIAEWVIYIENGVHPELNQKI from the coding sequence ATGGCGAGAAAAATGTTTGAGCGCGAGCTTCAGGAGCTTGCACAGGAAATGATCTCTATGGGGAACGACGTGGACGGCCGCCTGCTCGAAACGATTGAGGCCCTGCGTACGTTGAATTTGGAAAAAGCACGGCAGGTGGCGCAGAGCGATGACCAGATTGATATTCAGGAGCATCAGATCGAAAAGAATTGCCTGAACCTGATTGCACTGCAGCAGCCGATTGCGGGTGATCTGCGCATGATTGCGGCGTGCCTGAAAATTCTGACGGATATGGAGCGCGTGGCAGACCAGTGCGCCGATATTTGCGACATTGTCGCGGGCGGCGATTTCAACGGCAACAGCCTGGCGCAGTCGCACGTGGTGCGCATGCTGGAGGAGGCGCGCGGTATGTTCCGCCGCTCAATCGACGTGTTCATTTCCCGCGATGTCAAGGAGGCCGAAGCGATCTGCCAGTACGACGACATTATCGATTCCATGTTTTCCAAAATCATTCTGGAGGTCTGCGACATCATTACACAGAATCCCCGGAATGTGATGTGTGAAGTCGATTTGATTTTTATTACGAAATACATTGAGCGCACGGCGGATCACGCCACAAATATCGCCGAATGGGTGATCTACATTGAAAACGGCGTACACCCCGAGCTGAACCAAAAAATATAA
- the pstA gene encoding phosphate ABC transporter permease PstA → MPNKSGVLEQSAPNANFVMEGKSLYNRRPKPMDVVLKLLINGSAFLCVVVLVGILGYILVNGVSYISWQFLSTPYSETKANLKGILPMIINTLYIVVITLLISAPIGICSAIYLTQYAKQGRLVKAIRFATEILSGIPSILFGLFGYTVFCILFRLQISILAGCLTMTLCILPTIVRTTEESLLSVPSSYKEGAFALGAGKLRVVLGIVLPCAMPGVLTAVILAMGRIVGESAALLFTSGLAYQMPKGFFQQIFSSGRTLTLHLYQTAREATTPDAMNIAFATASVLLILVFLLNRLAGLLSRTLRKGTE, encoded by the coding sequence ATGCCGAATAAATCCGGGGTACTGGAGCAGAGCGCTCCGAATGCGAATTTTGTCATGGAAGGCAAATCCCTTTACAATCGCCGCCCGAAGCCGATGGACGTTGTATTGAAGCTGCTGATCAACGGGTCAGCTTTTCTGTGCGTGGTGGTTCTGGTCGGCATTCTGGGCTATATTCTGGTCAACGGCGTAAGTTATATCAGCTGGCAGTTCCTTTCCACCCCGTATTCCGAAACGAAGGCGAATTTAAAGGGCATTTTGCCCATGATTATTAATACGCTGTACATTGTCGTGATTACCCTTCTGATTTCTGCACCAATCGGCATCTGCTCTGCGATTTATCTCACGCAGTACGCAAAGCAGGGCAGACTTGTAAAGGCAATACGCTTTGCAACTGAGATTCTCTCTGGAATTCCCTCCATTTTGTTTGGATTATTTGGGTATACCGTATTTTGCATCCTGTTCCGGCTGCAAATTTCGATTCTGGCCGGCTGCCTGACCATGACGCTGTGCATTCTGCCCACGATTGTGCGCACGACGGAGGAATCGCTGCTTTCCGTTCCGTCCTCCTATAAAGAAGGTGCGTTCGCACTCGGCGCGGGCAAGCTGCGCGTGGTTCTCGGCATTGTGCTGCCGTGCGCCATGCCCGGTGTGCTGACGGCGGTCATTCTCGCCATGGGGCGCATTGTCGGCGAGTCCGCCGCTCTGCTGTTTACCTCCGGCCTCGCATACCAGATGCCCAAGGGCTTTTTCCAGCAGATTTTCAGCAGCGGCCGCACGCTGACCCTGCACCTGTACCAAACCGCCAGAGAGGCGACTACGCCCGACGCTATGAACATTGCCTTTGCCACCGCGTCGGTTTTGCTGATTCTGGTATTTCTGCTCAACCGCTTAGCGGGGCTGCTATCGAGAACCCTGCGGAAAGGAACCGAATAA
- the pstC gene encoding phosphate ABC transporter permease subunit PstC → MERTMNGQEGREREQKRNAVYRWVAAGLGAASILSFLLPYITFVFRGLNYTVSGIQLAFIKGFWVVGPQQSGLVTIPLAVRASVVLGLLCAVGGLVLILLRKKTVVAGLLFLLSGISPLLVMAASGAIQTAVTELNVSQIEMRFLWPFFCTLLGGFLSSILALRTQGTERLAESVFQVFACVSIGSVILLTIYIISAGLPAILQIGAVPFLFGESWKPASDIFGILPMILSSIAGTAGAIVIGVPVGILTAVFLSETASPRLAMLVRPAVELLAGIPSVIYGFFGMLVIVPAIRNLLPEHTIGDSLLAVILILAVMILPTIVSVTETSLRAVPSAFREASLALGATQTETIFKVTIPAAKSGILAGVILGVGRAIGETMAVIMVAGNVANMPSLLGTVRLLTTGIAMEMSYASGLHREALFAIGLVLFVFIMIVNLLFNYISKKGVQIHAE, encoded by the coding sequence ATGGAGCGTACGATGAACGGCCAAGAGGGCCGGGAGCGGGAGCAAAAGCGCAACGCGGTGTACCGGTGGGTTGCCGCCGGGCTGGGAGCGGCAAGCATTTTGTCCTTTCTGCTGCCGTATATCACCTTTGTGTTCCGTGGTTTAAACTATACCGTCAGCGGGATTCAGCTGGCGTTTATTAAAGGATTTTGGGTGGTGGGGCCGCAGCAGAGCGGCCTTGTTACCATTCCGCTGGCGGTGCGTGCCAGTGTTGTGCTGGGCCTGCTTTGTGCAGTAGGCGGGCTGGTGCTGATTTTGCTGCGCAAAAAAACCGTTGTGGCCGGGCTGCTGTTTTTACTGTCCGGTATTTCTCCGCTGCTGGTGATGGCGGCCTCCGGCGCGATTCAGACTGCGGTGACAGAGCTGAATGTCAGCCAGATTGAAATGCGCTTTCTGTGGCCCTTTTTCTGCACGCTGCTGGGCGGGTTTCTCTCGTCTATTCTGGCGTTGCGCACGCAGGGGACAGAGCGGCTCGCAGAATCGGTGTTTCAGGTGTTTGCCTGCGTCTCCATCGGTTCTGTGATCCTGTTGACCATTTACATTATTTCCGCCGGTTTGCCCGCCATTCTTCAGATCGGCGCCGTACCGTTTCTGTTCGGAGAAAGCTGGAAGCCTGCGTCTGATATTTTTGGCATCCTGCCGATGATTCTTTCGTCGATTGCCGGTACGGCGGGGGCGATTGTCATCGGTGTGCCGGTCGGAATTCTGACAGCGGTGTTCCTGTCTGAAACAGCAAGCCCGCGTTTGGCTATGCTGGTGCGCCCCGCCGTGGAGCTGCTGGCGGGCATCCCGTCGGTGATTTATGGATTTTTCGGAATGCTCGTGATCGTTCCGGCAATCCGGAATCTATTGCCGGAGCATACCATCGGCGACAGCTTGCTTGCGGTCATCCTGATTCTGGCGGTAATGATTCTGCCGACCATCGTCAGCGTGACCGAAACCTCCCTGCGTGCGGTGCCGTCCGCTTTCCGGGAGGCTTCTCTGGCGCTGGGTGCCACGCAGACCGAAACCATTTTCAAGGTAACGATCCCGGCGGCGAAATCCGGTATTCTGGCGGGCGTGATTCTGGGTGTGGGGCGTGCCATCGGAGAGACGATGGCGGTTATCATGGTGGCCGGCAACGTGGCAAATATGCCGTCCTTGCTCGGTACGGTTCGCCTGCTCACCACCGGCATCGCAATGGAAATGTCTTATGCGTCGGGTTTGCACCGGGAGGCGCTGTTCGCCATCGGGCTGGTGCTGTTTGTGTTCATCATGATCGTCAACCTGTTGTTTAACTACATTTCGAAGAAGGGGGTGCAGATTCATGCCGAATAA
- the pstB gene encoding phosphate ABC transporter ATP-binding protein PstB, giving the protein MATKISIQNLNLFYNDFQALHSISLEVPENQITAFIGPSGCGKSTCLKTLNRMNDMVTGCRIEGKVTIDGEDIYDPRTDVNLLRRRAGMVFQKPNPFPMSVYDNIAYGPRVHGIKNKSELDQIVEESLRSAALWDEVKDRLKKSALGLSGGQQQRLCIARALAVDPDVLLMDEPTSALDPISTQKIEDLLDELRGKYTVIIVTHNMQQAARISDRTAFFLLGEVVEFTETKVMFEQPKDERTERYITGRFG; this is encoded by the coding sequence ATGGCAACTAAAATTTCGATTCAGAATTTGAATTTGTTTTATAACGATTTTCAGGCGCTGCACAGCATATCGCTTGAAGTTCCTGAAAACCAGATCACGGCGTTTATCGGGCCGTCCGGCTGCGGAAAATCCACCTGCCTGAAAACGCTCAACCGTATGAACGACATGGTGACCGGCTGCCGCATTGAAGGCAAGGTCACGATCGACGGAGAGGATATTTACGACCCCCGCACCGATGTGAACCTCCTGCGCCGCCGCGCCGGCATGGTGTTTCAAAAGCCGAACCCGTTCCCCATGAGCGTATATGATAATATTGCCTACGGCCCGCGCGTTCATGGAATTAAGAACAAGAGCGAACTTGACCAGATCGTGGAGGAATCGCTCCGGAGTGCCGCCTTATGGGACGAAGTGAAGGATCGCCTGAAAAAGTCTGCCCTGGGCCTTTCCGGCGGGCAGCAGCAGCGTCTGTGTATTGCCCGCGCACTTGCGGTAGACCCCGATGTTTTGCTGATGGATGAGCCCACCAGCGCGCTCGACCCAATCTCCACGCAGAAAATTGAGGATCTGCTCGATGAGCTGCGCGGCAAGTATACCGTAATTATTGTGACCCACAACATGCAGCAGGCCGCGCGTATTTCAGACCGAACGGCTTTTTTTCTGCTGGGCGAGGTAGTGGAGTTCACCGAAACCAAGGTAATGTTCGAGCAGCCCAAGGATGAGCGCACGGAGCGCTATATTACGGGCAGATTCGGTTGA